Genomic window (Amaranthus tricolor cultivar Red isolate AtriRed21 chromosome 7, ASM2621246v1, whole genome shotgun sequence):
tgtcacatTCTAAAGTTCACTCCCATAAACTTCTCTAACTTGACTATGTTGGTTACCATATCCTTAAGACTCGGCATCTTCTAGACGTACACTTTTAGATTGTTGTAGTATGTATATGAACTTGAAGTGATAAAACAAGCACCAACTATGAAGATGTAAAACAAAAGCAACCTATTACAATCACTATGAAGTAAAACTTACAAAGAAGATAAACTGAACATGCATTTGAAGCAAATACATTATCAAAGATCTTTTAGACTAAAAAATCTTCAAAAACTTAATTCTAAACTGATATACTAAGAATGATTTTCCGAAAAGTGTTATTCCGCCTATATGGTGCTTAGGCATAAAACTTGAAATACACTTTTGAGATACAGTGGTTTGCACCTTAGTATAAGCACTATATGCAAAGTAATGTGTAGACAAGAGATTATGAAAGAGTAAACTCAGAAAATAAGTGATTGAGTTTTCAAGATTCTACCACTTAGCAACATATAGAGAGAACAATGGGAGGAGGGAAgatagaaaaacaaaataagaaaatgattgaAATGTAACTTACTTTCCTTAATGCAGCCACCCTTATTTATAAAGGTATATGAATGATTCCTACACTTGTCATAAACTAATAAATCAGTGTTATTTGCATTGCAACTACTAAAACTGCATGGCAACCAACAAGAAACTGACATAACCTTCGAACTTTACAATCAAGAGAGGAAAGCCACTTTCCCTTGGACCAACTTGAAGCCAAGTCGGCTTTAAGTTCTGGATAAATATTGCATTTCAGAGGAAAGGACGAACATGGCTTTTTTTTAGATGCCTTTGAAGCTAAGTCGATTTTATGTTTTCCCTAAATAGAACATTTATCACTTAAAGCCGATTCGGATTTTACCCATATAGACCAAAAGCCAAGTTAGCTTTTGGTTCCATTTTGTCCCCTTTGTTCACTTGTTTTTTCTTTGGTTTGGACTTAAGTTTGGACACTTATTTTGTCCCACTATTTTCATAAAACTTTGTTATTAACTTATACACTTAATATACTCTAATATTCCAACCAATACTACATCAACTAATTCAAGGGATTAGTGGAATAACAACAGTATGAATAACTCTGTCACGTGACATTACCCAGTAAAAATTTAAAGGAAATTTTATATGGTAATTTTCAACTTTCCATTGACTaagtttttttagttgatatggTAACTTTCAGTTTTTAGTATAATAGactaatgtaatttttttaatccaaTACGTGAATATACCATTAAAAAGCATGTAATTAAAATACTATTTTTAATGATTATCATCTAATATTTTTACCATAAAAGAGATCTTATATAGTTATATTGATGTTTCGGTTCCTACGTAATTTGAGTTATTTCAACATTTTAACGTCTACTTAGTTTTGTAGCATATATAATCATGTGGCTCTATTTGACAGACTTTagagtaattattttaaatttaaaaaaaaaattaatttacaggGTAGATTAGTCGAGAATTGGGTTACCATTTAGAATTTCTAAAATCTAAAACTTTAATTAGGAAAGGTAATTATGAGTGATCATTCATTCATTGTTATGAGTAAAAAGAATGTCATATTCAATGACATGAATTAAGTTCAAATTAATTTAGAGATCTACTCAACAATGTGCAACACTTTTGAGACTCGTGTGTAGTGATAAGtatgaaaagtttattctaGGTCGTTGCCTTAAATGTTGTAAACAACCTTGATGAACCATTGTTGTTCACATGGTAGTCTCCCttatatattcttttattttgcaTGTGTTGTTTTAATGGCAAAACCTGATATAAAGAGAGaggtaaaaaaattattattggaATTTAGTGTAGGGGTTGATAagaaaaaatttgaataaaataagattatttaacaacttaatttcaaaaataagcttcgtgaaaacttaattcttaaactaagcgtccgtacatccaaacctagccttggagtaaatcgctgttattaacagcgaaagacaaaaaataaataaataaataaaagccataagtctctgttactaacagcgacttagggagttgaccagtcaactccttaagtcgctgttagtaacagcgactttaaagttaactggtcaactccttaatctcgtaggttggaatgaggaagtaaatGAGAACtggaaacttaaaacgcattaagtcactattactaacagcgacttaaatatatatatatatatatatatatatatatatatatatatatatatatatatatatatatatatatatatatatatatatatatatatatatatttttttttttttttttttttttttttttttttttctaagtcgctgttagtaacagcgactcaCTCCAAGgataggtttggatgtacggacgtttattttgggaattaagttttcacgaaacttattgttggaattaagttgttaaaacattttattttattcaaattttcttgaTAAGATAGACTATAGTTGTTAGAGGGCTTAAAATTCATGTCCGAAAAGGAAAATTTACAACTTAGGGGAAAGTCATTTCCTGTGTACCCTAGCCAGCCACCTCTCCATGTGTCCCTTCATTGTTGAATGGTTAACTAAAATTTCCCTATAAAGTCAAATTgctatattttcaattttcatatagAAACTTTACCGGAAATATAGTAATTTGAATCGAGACATATAAGCATATTGCATCATATATAGGTTGTTTGCAAATACGTCAATAGATGGTACTTTACGTTCATGATTTCTTTGTAAATTTTAGATAAATGCAAAATTTAACTATTAAaagtaatattataaaaatacttACAATCGAATAGAAGGATCAAATTGGTTTGTTCTATTACTACCCAACCACCGGCTTCCTTAAGGCAGCCGGTTATGATGGGCTCCGAGTAAACAGTCATCTACTCACCCCAGTTTCATACCCGGATCCAGAAAACGATTATACGGTCCTCATCGGAGATTGGTACCAACAAAGTCACTCAGCACTTAAGAAAATCCTTGATAGTGGTAGGCCCTTAGGAATGCCAGATGGTGTACTCATAAATGGAAAACAAGGCAAAGTTGGTGATGAAAAGGAGGAGCCTTTGTTTACAATGAAGCCAGGGAACACATACAAATATAGAGTTTGTAATGTTGGGTTGAAGAACTCTCTTAACTTTAGAATCCAAGTTCACAAGATGAAAGTTGTTGAAATAGAAGGTTCACATACTGTTCAAAATGTATATCATTCACTTGATATTCATCTTGGCCAATGTTTTGGTGTTCTTGTTACTGCTGATCAAGTTCCCAAAGATTACTATATGGTTGCGTCTCTAAGGTAAACTCTTCTTTTTAAAGCCGGCTTTTAAGTCAAAAAAAATTGCTATAACTCGCTTTTTCATTGGCTTTGGCTTGTTCGCTCTTATTTACTCTATTAAACGGACAACAGTTGAATCAATCATAACTAGCATAACAACTAATAAACATAATCCATGTTATCTGTTAATCAAACAAGTCAATTGAATCAACCAACCAATTGTCAAACGACGCCATTGTGTTTCAAATTGTTACATCCCGCTAGAGATATTCATTCGAGTCATCGGGTCAATTTCGGGTAAAGTGTTTTGGGTCAGTTTAAATTCGGTcttgtgtccacattgatttttttattattttaattcattttgaaatggGGTCAAGTCGAATTCGATTCCAAGGTCAGGTAAAATATCAGGTCATTGGGTCAGTTTGAACACCACTACATCCCATAACCCATACAatccaacaaaataaaattgaacCAAATGACAATTGAACATGACTTAAAAGTAACAGTTTTTGTTCTAGTCAAATCTAAATGAATCATTTATCACCATTCCACAGCTTGATCAACATTTCTATAAAAGAGTGTACAAAAGTGAACCCTTTACATCTCACCAAGAACATAAACGCACAATGTTGGGTTCTCTAAGCTTTTATATCTCTTGGCTCCCTAGAGGTTCACCAAGTATCACCTCCAAGCCACCGGAAAAATCCGATATGAAGGCGCAAAGGGACCATCATCCAACGTCATACCAGAGGCACCCACGGGATGGGCTTGGTCCTTGAACCAGTTCAGGTCCTTTAGGTGGAACCTAACCGCAAGTGCAGCTAGGCCAAACCCTCAAGGATCCTTCCATTACGGACAAATAAACATCACTCGTACAGTTAGGTTAGCCACCACGGCTGGCACTTTTGATGGCAAACTCCGGTATGCCATCAATGGTGTCTCGCACGTGGATCCTGAAACACCCATGAAGTTGGCTGAGTACTATCAAACCACAGAGAAAGTGTTCAAATATGATATAATTAAGGATGATCCACCAACTAATATTGAACAACTTGATAAAAGTACTCTTGCCCCCATTGTTCTTAACTTCAAACATAGAGATTTTATTGAAATCATCTTTGAAAATCACGAGAGAAGTGTTCAGACTTTTCATTTGGCTGGCTACGCCTTCTTCCCAGTCGCGTAAGTTTCCTTGTTATTCATATTCCTCATAATTAATTTCCATTATATAATGTCATTCAAACGTCGCCCACCTAGACAGAATTTGGAGAGATTGCATATACGCAATTTTACCCTTGTTGAAGAAAACAAAACGGTTCCACTATATGATGTCATTGGAGTGTCGCCCACCTAAACGATATTTGGGAAGAAAGTATGTATGCAATCTTTATCCTTTTTGAAGATAACAAAGTGGTTCCATTCATTGACTCTTAATTGCAAATATCATCAACAACTTAATGTAAATAAAAAGTTCACATTATTTAGTTCAGCATTTCTATAGTTCATTATAATCTAATTCTAAAACTATAAAACAATGGATCTTTCACTACATCATAATAGAGACATGATATTCATCATTATACAAACATTATATATTTAGGCTCCGTTCTATATGGCTAATCTAATATTATTAGCTCATtcacaaattcttcatttacGATTTTGTAATTAAATCTGTAACTTAAAACGAACTACTTGTTCGcacaaaaacaaccaaattgATCCTTTAGCTACTCATTATCAATGTAAACTTATATGACACAACCCAATCTTCATAATAGATGCAGGATTGAAGTAGGAGTATGGAGTCCTGAGAAAAGGAAGAACTACAATCTGATGGATGCAGTGAGCAGATACACCATACAAGTATACCCAAAATCATGGGCAGCTATACTATTAACATTCGACAACGTCGGTCTGTGGAACATAAGAAATGACGGTTTAGAGAGAGCATACTTAGGGCAACAACTCTATGTTAGTGTTCCGACGCCGGAATGAGTCCTTAGAGATGAATACAATCTCCCTGATAATGCTATTCTTTGTGGCATTGTCAAAGATATGCCTAAGCCTAAGCCTTACACATTATAAGTTACCCTGTTATTCAATCTCACTGTCAAAGATATGTACTATAGACTTTTTCTTGCATGAGATTTTCGTCAGAAAATGGTTAGTAATGTGGTTAATTTAGCTGTCTTGGAAGATTCAATTGGTACAAAATTGCGAGGTTGATTGAGAAGCATTTGTAGGGAATGCTAAGGTTGGTTGAAGGCTTGGAATTGGTAGAAAATATGAGGATTAAGTGTGGATAGTGTTTGATTACGCCTTTCTTTTTTGTATCATCCCTTCCCAAAAACAACTGCTTCAGAATTAGTATAGCCACCACCTTATGGAGTTTAGCTTGCATACCATGTGATCCATGTTGCCCTGCCTATCCCGCCCCCTTGATTCCCATGGCTAGGGCGATTACATCTATGGGGAAAGTTTCAGTTCTGTGAATATTTGAAGATTGAAAGGTCCTTGTGAATACCCATGATGATGGTCAGGGCTAGAAGGAACAATGGAATCGGTGGTTGAGAGCCATACATAGGTTGATTAGGTCTAGTTGCCCCTATGGTCAAACTAATTAGACTGCTGATTTGGCATAGGACAAGTATGTGCATTAGATAGGGATGGCAATAAATCTTGGACTCGAACCGGACCCATAGATCCAGATCCATTTTTGTGGGTTTGGGTCCTGAAATTTTGGACCCATTGGATCCAAGTCGGGTTTGGATCCGCTTAAAATTGACAGGTCTAGACTCACAGATCCTTAAGACccgttattattataaaaatacctTTAAGATATGCGTTTATAATTTATACTACATAGATCTACTGAAGCTCGAAAATTACATATTGATTGATTTAGTTTTAGGATCTTGAAGTATACATACAATAGCACCTACACTAGCACCTATAGCTACAGGTTCAAGTAATTACATTCCTAAGTTcatttgtaaaataaaattaaaagttcatcttcataaaaaaaacagagaaacaaataTTTCATCTATTACTTTTAAAATCAGCAAATACCATAAAATTTTCTACATGCTAGACATATTTGAAGACCAACTACAAGACTACTAGAAGACAAAATGGATAACCTAGTAATATGGATGAtagattataattattatattactattttttaattaataattttataagttattattattagtcaaTGAATATAACAGCATGGCAATCTAAATACGAtgcaaaattcaaatcaaacaagCCATTTAAGTtggacccgttttggacccggatccaacactggatccgcagtatccATGATCCATATCTGGGTTTTAAAATTTAGACCCGCAGATCCGGATCTGGGCTTTACCATGAAAATGAATCTGCATCCGAGTCCATCCGGATCCGGCCTATATCCGACCCCTTGCCATCCCTTGCAGTATAATGCTGGAGTTTCTGACTTTTTGATGCTTCATGTTGTTTCACGTGAGTTCAATCTACGTATGGCCTTGAACACACTACTGATGGATGGATGGATGGATGGATGGGTGTGGATATGTTCAGGGAGACGTTGAGTTCCTGAGGTTCAACTGCTTGTATTGTCTTTTCTATTGATTAGCTCCGAACTGCTTTAAGAACAGGCTTGATTCCTTGACCATTCTACCGAAAGGACAAAACAGGACGTGTTGGGGCCTGGGGGTGGTTGGTTTGATTATATGTTGTTGATTTCAAAAGCTTTGTTTGAATTCTTGTGATGACTCATATCTTCGTAAACTGCACAAGCAGTTAATTCAAGTGTCAAGCCACTCAAAGTGGAGGAGGTCGGATGAGTTGGCGAGTTCACCAGACCAAGCATCTAAGATACGACTAGCCAAGAGTGGGAAGCATCGTAGGGGTTGCACTGATGATGACGCTACGCAAAGGCTGATGGAAGTGGTTTTCGCGAGCCTACTGCTCGAACGAGAAAGGCTCTCCTACTCAAATGAGCAGTGCAATAGGTTGGCTACTTAGATGAGCAAGGAGATGCTTGAACAAGCAGCAGGCAGATTCAAAGGCAAGGTCTGTGAAAGCTCATGGAGGTGTGCTCGTTCTTGCTCGAACAACTAAAGTTGGTTCTCTCACTTCTTGGACAAGCACTTTGTGTGCTTAAACAGGCATTCTTTACCTGAACATCGGGCTTTATGTTTTACACGTATTCTAACTTTAAGAAGCTCAAGAAATGATTTAAGACATCTTAGATGCCAAATATAAGTAGTGAAATGTGAACAATTATTAATGCACGTCAATGTTAATGCTCATCAACCTCCAAGAAAAACATGAGAGTAGGGCATTAAGGAGCACTACCATTGTGGGGGAGAAATTTTGTTCAAACCCATTGTTGTTGGGTAAGGGTAATTCTAGATAAGAGTTTGTTTTAACTAAGTTGAGTGCAAGCCACTAAGAGAAGTAGATAAAGCTAAGAGTGTACTTGCATTTATTTGTGAGCAGATACCATAGAAGGTATTTAGTAACtactaataataagaaaatacaaaTACTAGATTGAAGTGGAATCATAAGATACCCATTCAATATTCATCTTCTTATACTATTTCTCTGTTTTTGTTGCGCTTTGCACAAGTTAAGGTCACTTGCTTACATGGTGATGTAAAGCTTCATGGCACAAATTCACAATGCAAGAAAATAACCGAGTTCAGTGTTGAACTAAAAACAGCATGATAAAATTTCTTTAAACGTAGTGTAAGATGTAATAGGTGACGCATTCAAAATAAAAGATGCAAATGGAGAAAAAATGTGAGAAAAGAGGAAACAAAGGGACCTCTTGGTTTTACTAGGCGAGGATCAGCCTAAAGGTACTCAACGTCGAGAATTTCACGAGTGAAGATTTGTCATAACAAGAAACCGATAAGTTGTAAAACTTCTATAAGAGCCTTACCATATTATCAACATTTGTGCAGGATCGAGAACCAGCATCTTCTCCAGCAACTCTAAGAATGCTGCGATCGACACTGCCACAAAACAAAATGGAAATTGAGCAACTATAGTTTAGCAAAAGTATCCATGATTCATATACGAACCCCAAACTTACTGTCTGAAATTCCCACAAAACGCTTCTTCAATGGGGTGATCGGAATAAAATGGGTATATCAAGGTAGCTTTGCATCCCCGGCCAGCTGAAATCATCTGGAGCTTCACACAGTTTTAAGATCTTACATAGGAGTATTATCCTTTGCTTCTTTTCAATAGCTACACTTTTCTCGCTCTTGTAAAATATTCCAAAATCGACAAAAAAAACATTGATCGTAGTAATTAACAAATATTAGCGGAAGGAAGAGGCCATCATAAATTTGTCCCTCCAGTCACAAAAGGCCTCCACACTCTTCACACGATTTGTAGTATCTTTCATCATAGCACCAATACCGAAGTCTTAACTTCGATAATATAAGGTCAATTACACGTATTTCATCACTCGTAAAATCAGAGTTTGGGTTTAAAAAGAATCAATAGTTTCCCAAATGAACTGGTGGCGATAGCCGGTAGGACAAGTTAAGCATACTCGAACAATGTAAGTAAGCAAGTTAACATGCTAAGTGCGGGCACACACACACATGATGCTTACAGCACACGAAAATATGTCAAATGCAgggaaaaaaagaaataaaaagtaGAGTTTACCAGCCAAAATTGTTCAGCCCTGAAACATCCTGTTATTTAAGATCTGTAATGTCTGATCTACCGATAAACTGGAAATACTATAGGTTAACAAGCAATCAGAACACTTTGCATGAAGTAATATATCCGCCTTCAAATCCTCCACCGCCTTCTTATCCAATTTCAAGAACTTAAGAAAATCTCTAATACATGGGAAAAAGGCCTCTGGGTGAGCACAAAAAGCCTTAAAAGCATAGAACAAACCTTCCATATCAAATATCATCTGTTTGGCTCCATTATCAGAGAATTGAACGCCTAGAGCGAGAATATTGTGAAATATAAAATGGTCGAGCCCATCAGCTATACTTCTCCATGTATCCAGGAAGTCTTTAGCATTAAGATGTTCTCTAAACAAATTAAGTAGGCTTCTCAAATTATCCAGTGCTACAACAAGATCATCCGATATACTCGTATCCCTTTCGGTGACTTCCTCAAAGCGTTCCACGTTATGGAAGTAGTAGAAAGAGTAATTCTCGAACTGGTGTAGAACATGAGTGATTAATTCCATGAGCCAATTAGTCTCCATCTCGATTAAGCTCTCAATCTCTTCTTCAAAAAAGTAACTGTCATTTGTTGCATTGAGCGTAGGATCAATATCTAATCCCTTTTCAGCAAGTCTAAGCTCAAAAAGATCTACATCATCACTCCACGTTTGCAACTTAAATTCAGAAAATCGGGCTGAATTGATTAATTGACAGACTGTAACTAAATTTTGTTCGGCATCATGTGCAAGAAATTCGGCACTTTTATGCCTTTCGAGCAAAACATTAAAGAAGCGCCAAAGGAACTTTCCGGGAGCTGATCTCATGAAATGTATACGACGTGCAGTACACGGCAAAGTCTGGCAACGCTGGATCATTTCCCAAGCTGTTGTGAGTGCAAAATCTGCAGCTAACGGAGCTTTATAATCTTCACTAGTAGACAGAACATACTGGTCATTTTCAGTTTTCTCTAGTATATAAACTGTAGACCAAGCTCTTACATCCTTCAGCTTTGCTTTTAGTCTGTTCCATGCATCCTTGAGCTCTACCTTAGCCCAAATACGGAGCCAATCCGGTCTGTCACAAAACAAAGACAACGCTGACATGCTTCCTGCTGAACTTGGAAGAAGATATGTTTCTGGAATGATAAATAATTGCATACGTTTATCAAATTTGATTATTTCATCAATCAGATGGAGCCAGGAAGAACTAGCATCTGATTTGGTGATCCTTTCTCGGTATCTTTCAGAAAGAACAGGGAACACTTTCTTCCCCAAGAATTCCGATAGAAACTGCACCATGGAGAACACCCAAGCTTCCTTCGCACTACAACTAAACATTCTAGCCTGATCAATTAGTGGCTGTAGAACATCATCAACGCCTTCAATAAAATCATGTGTAATTTTGTAGACAAGAGCAAACATGAACTCAGGCTGATCAGTCCATTTGAGCAAATGATGCTCAATCCTCGATGCTATTGATGACACTAGTTCATCAATAGCCCAAAGCCCCATGGTTCTTTCCTTCACCTTTCCCAACAAAATATGATGCCGTTCTTCCCTTCGCGACTGTGCATGCTCCAATGCAGAGAGTGCTAGAAAGCTTTGGGGGTAGCTCTGTTTTTTCTCTCCTTGCATGAGAAGTAGGGGGTTCGGGATGCCTGTAGCCTCTGAGCTTCTTGTGTTTGACGCCAAAATTTTGGGTGGCCACCCGAGAGAAGAAAGAAGACTGCGATGATCAGCGATTACCTGAGGCCTAAGCACTGCCATCATCTTATCCACTCTTGCATCAACAGCCTTCAACAGATGACACCACTGAGGATGATTTTTCAGGATACCCAACAGGAGATCCTCGATAATGTTGATGGCCTTCACAGCCCTATGAACATTTCCCAGCTTTGCATGAAAATACTGCAATTTTATAAAAAGAAGTAATTAATTGTGTCTGAGTGTCGGACACAATACCTTTATAGttcctttttccttttaataTGGTAAGAGATAACAGTTCATTCATGGCTATATACACATGAAAGTATAGAGAACAGAGCAAAGTTGGTCATTACTCCTGGAACTGGTGGACTAGATTCAGTTCTTGAGAAAATGAATCCAGTACGCCGATTCAGAGAAGATAAAACAGCATCTTCTAAATCTCCAACCAGGGTTTCCAGATTTAGAGCAACCCCTAGAAATGTTTCAATAAATCAGTAAGTTCTAGCAAGCATAGAGGAAACAAATGATTCGAAACTCAAAGTACTACTTGTTCAAGATCACACAGAACATAATAAACACTTTGAAGTCAACAGCAGAAGATGAAAGATCAAGCACAAAAAGGAAGAAGTTAGTAAATTTTGGCATCTGATTATTGGAAATGTCCTTGGGAACGCTCAAGGTATATTAGAAAACTAGGAATGCATGTTGAAAATTTGCAAGTTCAATTCTGAAAAAAgtgaaaacagaaaatattagtTATGTACATTATACCGAGTAATGATTATATAATTACTATCTTATATCTCAAaactataataattttaaactcTCGGACTCCATTTACACAATGGATCACTCCACTTTTAAAGGAAGTGCATCAAGGACAGCTGCAAACACTTCTGTTAAAAGTGAACTCAAATGTGGAAACCGGACACACATTCTCCACAGCTGTCAACTCTTTTCTGCAACCAAAGCTGCTAATGGATAACATCATCCAGTTACGTCCTTGCTTCCTCACATAGTTTTAAAAATCGCGAGGCGCACCGAGGCGCTAAAGGCCCTTAGAGCCTAGGCGCAAAGCACAAGTCGAAGGCGTGAGCTTTTTGTATGCGAGGCGCACTTTTTTGctaaagattaaaaaacaattttaaaacatatataatacttcaaacaacttgatattcatattttagaaTCAACAAGCATGAAAACATTTATTATTCTAGCAGTAAACACCACTTTAGCACAAAACTATTATAATGAGAATACGAAGAATTCCCAACGTTATTTTCTTCTTCGCATCGTATGTATTTTATTTGTCTTAAAAAAGCAACG
Coding sequences:
- the LOC130817926 gene encoding RINT1-like protein MAG2L, with protein sequence MENNNESMLPKLNEIPENTLGFINNHTLNSNPIENPSKFEDLAIKLDSKCAHLQNHLQNLHNTLGSLLISSTSRSIHTKSFIEDFTFNLENLSIICSQCETREKRRIFEKIVGKDLPYIARELRRIEKLREYAGVALNLETLVGDLEDAVLSSLNRRTGFIFSRTESSPPVPGYFHAKLGNVHRAVKAINIIEDLLLGILKNHPQWCHLLKAVDARVDKMMAVLRPQVIADHRSLLSSLGWPPKILASNTRSSEATGIPNPLLLMQGEKKQSYPQSFLALSALEHAQSRREERHHILLGKVKERTMGLWAIDELVSSIASRIEHHLLKWTDQPEFMFALVYKITHDFIEGVDDVLQPLIDQARMFSCSAKEAWVFSMVQFLSEFLGKKVFPVLSERYRERITKSDASSSWLHLIDEIIKFDKRMQLFIIPETYLLPSSAGSMSALSLFCDRPDWLRIWAKVELKDAWNRLKAKLKDVRAWSTVYILEKTENDQYVLSTSEDYKAPLAADFALTTAWEMIQRCQTLPCTARRIHFMRSAPGKFLWRFFNVLLERHKSAEFLAHDAEQNLVTVCQLINSARFSEFKLQTWSDDVDLFELRLAEKGLDIDPTLNATNDSYFFEEEIESLIEMETNWLMELITHVLHQFENYSFYYFHNVERFEEVTERDTSISDDLVVALDNLRSLLNLFREHLNAKDFLDTWRSIADGLDHFIFHNILALGVQFSDNGAKQMIFDMEGLFYAFKAFCAHPEAFFPCIRDFLKFLKLDKKAVEDLKADILLHAKCSDCLLTYSISSLSVDQTLQILNNRMFQG